The nucleotide sequence GGTTTTTTGCAAGTTTTCCTCAATAATTTCGCCGTCTTTCATGAGTAGGATAGGTGTATTATCGATCATCGATCTTGCAGTTTTACTTTTAAACATGACATAGGTAACCAGATAGTTCATTAGGTACAACATCCCTATTAATAGAGCGCCCACAAATAATGATGGAGAACTCGTGGCAGCGCTCATTGCAAGCAAGTTACCTATGGCCACCGTATTGAGAAAGTCAAAGCCAGTCATTTTACTAAAACTCTTCAGACCAAACAGTCTCGTAAAGACGATCAATAAGATATAGAGAAATACAGTGCCCACGATTACCTCGGGCATGAACTCAATCTTATCCGTATATAGTTTCCAATTGATGTCCATGATTTTGGTTATTTAGATGGTGTGAAAGGAGTTCGCTTTCGCGAAAGCGAAAACATTTTAAGCCTTTGAGTTGTGAGGAAAGTACTACTTCTTTTCCACTTCACAAACACAACGGAAACCTGTTTTCAACTCGGCGCGATCGTAATATTGAAGTGGCTGGTTAAACAAGGGCAGATAGGTGCCGTCTTGACCGATTTCCTTAAGTTCCAGAATCATCAGGTTGCCATTTTCCTGCAATTCTTTAAAGGTGAGCGTACTAGCCATGGCAGAGAACATGTCGTCTTGATAGTAGCGAATCCTGTCGCGACTACTTAACTGATTTTCAATCTGGAGCATTTCTTTCTGTTTGGGCAGGCGATAGTTGACCTTATAGGGAAACTTGGCTCGTTTCTTTTCTGACTTGCTGCGTATGGCGTACACCGCATTGGACAGATCAGATCGCCACAAACAGAACAACTCTGCTTGAAATTTTGAAATTCCTATCACTGGATGGTAAGCATATCTAGGGTTTTTGCTGTATTCACCTAGTTTGAGTTGTTTGTTGACGAGTTCCTTAGGATTCTCATAAGTGGCCTCCATGTACAACCTGGTGTTACCGGTCCATGGTTGGAACACGGTATCTTGAGATAGATCATAACGTGGATAGAACTGCATGCGCTCGTGCTTTTTCATGCTCCAATAATTCTCAAGGTTATCCAGAAACTCATTGTACATCAAATTAGTCACTGGAACTCGATCCACGTACAAAGTGTCATTTACTTTAAGTGTTCCTGGCGGCACGTCAATGGCATTAACCTCAAGCGCTTCTGGTGTGAGCGACTTCTTTGGGCTGTTGCAGGATAGAAGCACAAAACAGAAAATTATCAACAGGAAAATACGGCTCTGGAAAAATTTCATTTAAAGTAGGTTTGAGCGGTTCGTTAATAAGTTCTGATCAAAAATAGCATAAACCGTGGACCACAAACCCATTGAGACTTGTATTTTTACTTCAAATTTAAGCCCGTATTCTTATGAAATTCTTTATTGATACCGCAAACCTTGATCAAATTGCAGATGCGCAAGATCTAGGCGTGCTGGATGGAGTCACCACTAATCCTAGCTTGATGGCAAAGGAAGGCATTACTGGTGCAGAAAATATTATCAACCACTACAAGAAAATCTGCGAGATCGTGGATGGTGATGTCAGTGCAGAGGTGATCTCGACCGACTTTGATGGTATGGTAGAAGAAGGTGAGAAGCTTGCAGCGCTCAATAGCCAGATCGTGGTAAAGGTGCCTATGATTAAAGATGGTATCAAAGCAATCAAGTATTTTTCTGATAAAGGAATCAAGACCAACTGTACTTTAGTATTTAGTGCAGGTCAGGCATTGCTAGCTGCAAAGGCTGGTGCAACTTACGTTTCTCCATTTATAGGTAGATTGGATGACATCAGCACAGATGGTTTGAACCTTATTGCAGAGATCAGATTGATCTATGACAACTACGGTTTTGAAACTGAGATTCTTGCAGCATCGGTACGTCACACCATGCATATTTTAGAATGTGCCAAGTTAGGTGCAGACGTGATGACCGGACCATTATCTTCAATAGAAGGATTGCTTAAGCACCCATTGACAGACATAGGTCTAGCAAAATTCTTAGCCGACTATAAAAAAGGAAACTCTTAATCTATCCAAAGAGTCCTGAATTGAAAAAAGCCGAAACACATCAATGTGTTTCGGCTTTTTTATGTGGTGAAAACTAAGGAGTCAAATGAGAATTCACATCTCTGTCCGCATGAAAAAATTTGGGAATCGTACTCAGCTTAAATACTAACGATTGATATATCCTAGTAAGGTAGTTTCAATCCTGTAGTAAAATAAATTGATGTTGGGGTCGATAATGGTGAGGTCATGATCTACCACCATGCTGCGATTGCTGTTGCGCAGGGCAAGTTGGCGCTCAACGGAGGATCTTCCAGAGATTTGAAATTCACGGGAATCCCTAAAGTTATTTTGAGCAATAACGTCCTGCCACTCGTCATAGCCTAAATCATCAATGTTGATTCCTATAAATTCTATTTCAGGGTACTTGAGCTGCAAATCCTTCACTTGTTCGTGAATACCTACCGCATAATTTTTATCCTTAATCGACCAATAATACAGAACACTAAGATTCTTGACCTCTTCCTTAAGCATGACAGTTTCATTCTCAATATCACGCAACTTAAAATTAGGTAATGGTTGCCCAGGATCTAGCGAGATGTAGGTAGATGCCATTTGGGCAATTTCTGCATTGACTCGTTCGTCTGTAGAAATAGTCAAAAAATCATTGACTAAAAGGTTGATGTCTTTGGCATTTTTGCGACGTCTTATAAAATTGCGTATCTCGCTCGCTGCAAAGTAATTCTTCAAGGTCTCGTCAGTAAGTGTACTGT is from Nonlabens sp. YIK11 and encodes:
- a CDS encoding DUF421 domain-containing protein; amino-acid sequence: MDINWKLYTDKIEFMPEVIVGTVFLYILLIVFTRLFGLKSFSKMTGFDFLNTVAIGNLLAMSAATSSPSLFVGALLIGMLYLMNYLVTYVMFKSKTARSMIDNTPILLMKDGEIIEENLQKTKVTKNELRGKLREANVIRLSEVRAVVLETTGDVSVLHTSGEERMEDFIMEDVEGY
- the fsa gene encoding fructose-6-phosphate aldolase; its protein translation is MKFFIDTANLDQIADAQDLGVLDGVTTNPSLMAKEGITGAENIINHYKKICEIVDGDVSAEVISTDFDGMVEEGEKLAALNSQIVVKVPMIKDGIKAIKYFSDKGIKTNCTLVFSAGQALLAAKAGATYVSPFIGRLDDISTDGLNLIAEIRLIYDNYGFETEILAASVRHTMHILECAKLGADVMTGPLSSIEGLLKHPLTDIGLAKFLADYKKGNS
- a CDS encoding SUMF1/EgtB/PvdO family nonheme iron enzyme, whose product is MKFFQSRIFLLIIFCFVLLSCNSPKKSLTPEALEVNAIDVPPGTLKVNDTLYVDRVPVTNLMYNEFLDNLENYWSMKKHERMQFYPRYDLSQDTVFQPWTGNTRLYMEATYENPKELVNKQLKLGEYSKNPRYAYHPVIGISKFQAELFCLWRSDLSNAVYAIRSKSEKKRAKFPYKVNYRLPKQKEMLQIENQLSSRDRIRYYQDDMFSAMASTLTFKELQENGNLMILELKEIGQDGTYLPLFNQPLQYYDRAELKTGFRCVCEVEKK